The following proteins are co-located in the Vigna unguiculata cultivar IT97K-499-35 chromosome 9, ASM411807v1, whole genome shotgun sequence genome:
- the LOC114163588 gene encoding uncharacterized protein LOC114163588 has translation MTNESNAENPGESQPEYRTRNKGNHRNHSRDERMTDHPYEERSIRFREDSQEEEDSDFQGTDPNQDDPMVITVEVESFAVKKVLIDQGSSVDILYWKTFNKMQIPLADLTPHNEPIYGFSGERVPTKGYIDLHTTFGEGRQTKTIPIRYLVVDAHTSYNILLGRPSINALGAIVSTPHLAMKFPSPEGDIITVHGDQRAARECYMASLKLPLPPLTTHNVEHSQAHPTLYGDDLDPRLNSETRLEPVGETRQLPLEQQGHFLQVGTSLPDGEVDHIEQVLRQNADLFAWSAADLPGVHPRIAAHRLSVFPNAKPISQKKRKLGESRRQAAMAEAEKLKQAGFVGEAQYTTWLANVVLVKKPSGKWRMCVDYTDLNKACPRDAYPLPNIDRLVDGAAGHALLSFLDAYSGYNQIPMADEDKIKTAFITEEANLYYKVMPFGLKNAGATYQRLMDRVFQPLLGQTVEVYVDDIIVKSPNAQQHSSDLEQVFKALRTYNIRLNPEKCTFGVDGGKFLGFMLTQRGIEANPEKCQTIIDMRSPANVKEVQRLVGRLTAISRFLPKLADKIKPMIQLLRKSTKFTWNDTCEQNFNTLKQLLTTPPVLTKPDLSLPLVMYIAASANAISSALVQERDNTQHPIYFTSRILQDPETRYQMVEKVALAIITAARRLRPYFQSHTIIIRTDHPIQKILQKPDLAGRLSSWAIELSEFTIRYEPHGPIRAQCLADFANDLQEQAPCDTWWTMHVDGSSNPLGAGAGIVLEGPGDVLIEQSLRFTFKTSNNQAEYEAIIAGLNLAQDVGARKLLCKTDSKLTVGHLNGEYQIKDPTLAQYYHMVVSLAEHFDTFQIQHVPRSDNTRADILSKLASTKKKGRYKSLLQHTLTAPSIEQQNQCLNITTTNTWMEPFIKYLETGVIPPNEEKGWVRKAARYTLIGDELFRRGFSKPLLKCITREKADYVIQEIHQGICGYHSAPKTMAARILRAGYYWPTMEEDCTTYAQKCIQCQKHGPVTHRHQEELHYISSPWPFSKWGMDIIGPFAAGKGQVKFLLVAVDYFSKWIEAEPLATITANQVQRFVWKNIICRYGIPHTIITDNGRQFIDKGLANFYHNLNITHITSSVEHPQTNGQAEAANKVILGQLKKRLDGAKGKWPEELLEVLWAYRCTPQSSTHESPYTLVYGTDAVIPVEIGEPSVRQQHHDTQINADCMTTHLDLLYETRERARIRDLATKLRAARRYNSKLKPRSFHKGDLVWRMASKARKHEGKFSPNWEGPFRVLKEVGKGAYRLEKLSGEPLPNTWNISHLKFYFS, from the exons ATGACCAACGAGTCGAACGCCGAGAACCCAGGAGAGAGCCAGCCAGAGTACAGAACGCGGAACAAAGGGAACCACCGCAACCACAGCCGCGACGAGCGGATGACAGACCACCCCTACGAGGAACGATCAATACGATTTCGGGAGGATTCGCAGGAGGAGGAAG ACTCTGACTTTCAGGGCACCGACCCCAaccaagacgaccccatggtcataacTGTAGAAGTCGAGAGCTTCGCGGTAAAGAAGGTTCTCATTGACCAGGGAAGCTCCGTGGACATCTTGTATTGGAAGACGTTCAACAAGATGCAGATACCCCTCGCTGACCTAACCCCTCACAATGAGCCCATATACGGATTCTCAGGCGAGAGAGTCCCCACCAAGGGGTACATCGACCTTCACACAACATTCGGAGAGGGAAGGCAGACCAAAACCATTCCCATTCGCTACTTGGTCGTCGACGCCCACACGTCTTACAACATCCTCCTTGGCCGCCCCTCCATCAACGCGCTTGGCGCTATAGTATCCACCCCACACCTTGCAATGAAGTTCCCATCCCCGGAAGGCGACATCATCACAGTACATGGCGACCAACGTGCAGCCagagaatgctacatggccagcctgaAACTTCCACTCCCACCCTTGACAACCCACAACGTTGAACATTCCCAAGCCCACCCCACTCTGTACGGCGATGACTTGGACCCCAGACTAAACTCCGAAACACGCCTTGAACCCGTGGGCGAAACAAGGCAGCTCCCACTCGAACAGCAAGGCCACTTCCTCCAGGTGGGAACTTCCCTTCCTGACGGAGAGGTAGACCACATAGAGCAAGTTCTCAGACAGAATGCTGACCTCTTCGCCTGGTCAGCAGCCGACCTCCCCGGTGTTCACCCTAGAATAGCCGCACACCGACTATCCGTCTTCCCTAACGCAAAACCCATCTCCCAGAAAAAgaggaagcttggagaaagtagAAGACAAGCGGCTATGGCAGAGGCCGAAAAATTGAAACAGGCCGGTTTCGTCGGTGAGGCCCAGTATACAACTTGGCTCGCCAACGTGGTGCTAGTCAAGAAACCTAGCGGGAAGTGGCGTATGTGTGTAGATTACACAGACCTGAACAAGGCCTGCCCCCGGGATGCTTACCCATTGCCTAACATAGACAGACTCGTCGATGGAGCCGCCGGACACGCCCTACTGAGCTTCTTAGACGCTTACTCCGGCTACAACCAGATACCCATGGCTGATGAAGATAAAATCAAAACCGCGTTCATAACCGAGGAAGCCAACCTTTACTACaaagtcatgccctttggtctcAAAAACGCCGGCGCTACGTACCAACGCTTGATGGACAGAGTCTTCCAGCCACTCTTGGGCCAGACAGTAGAGGTATATGTCGACGACATCATCGTCAAGTCCCCCAACGCACAACAACACTCCTCGGACCTAGAGCAAGTCTTCAAAGCCCTACGCACCTACAACATCAGGctcaaccctgaaaaatgcacgTTCGGGGTAGACGGCGGAAAATTCCTGGGCTTCATGCTCACACAGCGAGGGATCGaggccaaccctgaaaaatgtCAAACCATCATAGACATGAGAAGCCCCGCGAATGTCAAGGAAGTACAGCGACTAGTAGGCAGACTAACAGCCATCTCGCGCTTCCTCCCCAAGTTGGCAGACAAGATCAAACCAATGATCCAACTCCTGAGAAAGTCGACGAAGTTTACCTGGAATGACACCTGCGAGCAGAATTTCAACACTCTGAAGCAACTCCTCACCACCCCCCcggtcctgaccaaacccgatcTCTCCCTCCCCCTTGTTATGTACATAGCCGCGTCCGCAAACGCCATCAGCTCTGCACTCGTCCAAGAAAGGGACAACACCCAACATCCAATATACTTTACGAGCCGCATCCTACAAGACCCTGAAACACGATATCAGATGGTAGAGAAAGTAGCCCTCGCAATCATAACAGCGGCGCGTCGCCTACGACCATACTTCCAATCACACACGATCATCATCAGAACAGACCACCCCATACAAAAGATCCTGCAAAAACCTGATCTAGCCGGTCGGCTATCCTCCTGGGCCATCGAACTGTCAGAATTTACAATCCGCTACGAACCACATGGACCCATCCGAGCACAGTGCCTGGCAGACTTCGCCAATGACCTTCAAGAGCAAGCCCCTTGTGACACCTGGTGGACCATGCACGTAGACGGCTCCTCAAACCCGCTAGGGGCCGGCGCCGGCATCGTACTGGAAGGGCCCGGAGACGTCCTCATAGAGCAATCTCTACGTTTTAccttcaaaacatccaacaatCAAGCTGAATACGAGGCCATCATTGCCGGTCTCAATTTAGCACAAGACGTTGGCGCACGGAAACTCCTATGCAAAACAGACTCAAAGCTCACCGTAGGACACCTCAACGGTGAGTACCAAATCAAAGATCCCACCCTTGCACAATACTACCACATGGTAGTATCCCTGGCTGAGCACTTCGACACTTTCCAAATTCAACACGTCCCTCGGAGCGACAATACCCGGGCAGACATTCTCTCAAAGCTCGCCAGTACCAAAAAGAAAGGTCGATACAAGTCGCTCCTCCAACACACCCTAACCGCACCCTCCATTGAGCAGCAAAACCAGTGCTTAAACATTACTACCACCAACACTTGGATGGAGCCTTTCATCAAATACCTAGAAACAGGGGTCATCCCGCCCAATGAAGAAAAGGGGTGGGTACGGAAAGCGGCACGATACACGCTAATTGGAGATGAACTATTTAGAAGAGGCTTCAGCAAGCCCCTGCTCAAGTGCATAACTAGGGAAAAAGCCGACTATGTCATCCAAGAAATTCACCAAGGCATCTGCGGTTACCACTCCGCACCCAAAACCATGGCCGCCAGAATACTACGCGCTGGATATTACTGGCCCACAATGGAAGAAGACTGCACCACATACGCCCAAAAATGCATCCAATGCCAAAAGCACGGGCCGGTTACACACAGGCACCAGGAAGAACTGCACTACATCTCCTCACCATGGCCATTCTCAAAATGGGGGATGGACATAATCGGCCCTTTTGCTGCAGGGAAAGGCCAAGTCAAGTTCCTTCTTGTCGCGGTCGACTACTTCTCCAAGTGGATCGAAGCAGAGCCACTAGCCACCATCACAGCCAACCAAGTCCAGCGCTTCGTTTGGAAAAACATCATCTGCCGCTATGGAATCCCTCACACAATCATAACCGACAACGGCCGCCAGTTCATAGACAAGGGCCTCGCTAACTTCTACCACAACCTGAACATTACCCACATAACGAGCTCCGTCGAACACCCTCAAACCAACGGCCAGGCCGAGGCCGCCAACAAGGTCATCCTCGGGCAGTTAAAGAAACGTTTAGACGGAGCCAAAGGTAAATGGCCAGAAGAACTACTCGAAGTGCTATGGGCATATAGGTGCACCCCCCAGTCTTCAACCCACGAATCACCGTATACTCTAGTTTACGGCACAGACGCTGTCATACCGGTGGAAATCGGGGAACCTTCAGTCCGGCAACAACACCACGACACGCAGATAAACGCCGACTGCATGACCACACACCTCGACCTCCTTTACGAGACAAGAGAAAGGGCACGAATCCGGGACTTGGCGACCAAATTGAGGGCAGCAAGAAGGTACAACTCCAAGCTGAAACCACGTTCTTTTCACAAAGGAGACCTCGTGTGGAGGATGGCTAGCAAAGCCCGCAAGCACGAAGGCAAATTCTCACCCAACTGGGAAGGACCCTTCCGAGTACTTAAAGAGGTCGGCAAGGGAGCCTATCGCCTGGAGAAACTATCTGGAGAACCGcttcccaacacttggaacaTCTCTCACCTCAAATTCTATTTTAGCTGA